Proteins from a genomic interval of Cognatishimia sp. WU-CL00825:
- a CDS encoding AzlD domain-containing protein — translation MPDSFVLILLCALVTYATRCAGFVIMSYFGTVHARVAAGLEAVPIAVLSALVAPFVVQGALYDALALVLVCLLSLRLPMLPSVTLGVVTLAVLRAVS, via the coding sequence ATGCCTGATAGTTTTGTTCTAATTTTGCTCTGTGCGCTGGTGACCTATGCAACGCGCTGCGCTGGTTTTGTCATCATGTCTTATTTTGGCACGGTTCATGCGCGGGTTGCAGCAGGGCTGGAGGCGGTGCCAATTGCTGTTTTATCGGCACTGGTGGCCCCGTTTGTGGTTCAGGGGGCACTGTATGATGCGCTTGCTTTGGTCTTGGTCTGTCTTTTGTCGCTGCGTTTGCCAATGCTGCCCAGTGTCACCCTGGGCGTGGTCACCCTGGCGGTTCTCCGCGCAGTGTCGTGA
- a CDS encoding AzlC family ABC transporter permease produces MSAESVNHAARLPQSRGLEVKAGLRDALPILLAIAPYALVFGVYGIDQGMSSTEVLLASATIFAVASQYVMVELMGQDVPIWSILLAVLAVNFRHVLYSASLVQSLQAFSGTQKALAFFFLTDPQFASSAARATRQKLRPSYYFSYALVVYFVWICANILGSYFGRWLGDLSRFGLDFLLPMFFASLVIGFRHRPGFSWVLTVSVMVSLAAFYLIGSPWHITLGGFAGIATAALRNAPKSKGGGLDA; encoded by the coding sequence ATGTCTGCCGAAAGTGTAAATCACGCAGCACGCTTGCCGCAGAGCAGGGGGTTAGAGGTGAAAGCAGGGTTGCGCGATGCGCTGCCGATCTTGTTGGCCATCGCACCCTATGCTTTGGTCTTTGGTGTTTATGGCATTGATCAGGGGATGTCGTCGACAGAAGTGCTTTTGGCATCGGCCACGATCTTTGCGGTTGCCAGTCAATATGTGATGGTCGAGTTGATGGGGCAGGATGTGCCGATCTGGTCAATTCTATTGGCTGTTCTGGCGGTGAATTTCAGGCATGTGCTGTATTCTGCGTCATTGGTGCAAAGCCTGCAGGCTTTTAGCGGCACCCAAAAAGCACTGGCATTCTTTTTTTTGACCGATCCGCAGTTTGCCAGCAGCGCGGCGCGGGCCACCCGGCAAAAGCTACGCCCAAGCTATTATTTCTCTTATGCGCTGGTGGTCTATTTTGTTTGGATCTGCGCCAATATCCTGGGCAGCTATTTCGGGCGCTGGCTCGGAGATCTGAGCCGGTTTGGACTGGATTTTCTGTTGCCGATGTTTTTTGCCAGCCTCGTGATTGGCTTTCGGCACAGACCTGGGTTTTCCTGGGTTTTGACGGTCAGCGTTATGGTTTCTTTGGCCGCGTTTTATCTGATTGGCAGCCCGTGGCATATCACCCTTGGCGGGTTTGCAGGAATTGCAACGGCCGCGCTGCGCAATGCGCCAAAAAGCAAGGGCGGAGGTCTGGATGCCTGA
- a CDS encoding XRE family transcriptional regulator, translating to MTPAALIARAIQRERHRVGLSLSALAQQAGLAKSTLSQLESGQGNPSIETLWAIANVLGVPFSHLFEMPANEIKLIRAQDGQGVASEMADYQTQLLDKSPPGRIRDLYRVQLRQGSTRKAEAHPNGTVEHVFVISGEVKTGPTDQTEILKPGDYYRFPADVPHAYEPLTATAVLAVVMESPA from the coding sequence ATGACCCCAGCTGCCCTAATTGCCCGCGCCATCCAGCGCGAACGACACCGTGTCGGACTAAGCCTGTCTGCCTTGGCGCAGCAGGCCGGTTTGGCAAAATCCACCCTGTCCCAACTTGAATCAGGTCAAGGCAACCCCAGTATTGAAACGCTTTGGGCCATCGCTAATGTGCTTGGGGTTCCATTCAGCCATCTATTTGAAATGCCCGCAAACGAAATAAAACTAATCCGTGCTCAGGATGGCCAAGGCGTGGCCTCGGAAATGGCGGATTATCAAACCCAGTTGCTGGACAAATCCCCCCCTGGCCGCATCCGTGATCTTTATCGCGTTCAGCTGCGCCAGGGCTCCACCCGAAAAGCCGAGGCCCACCCCAACGGCACGGTTGAACATGTTTTTGTGATATCCGGCGAGGTCAAAACCGGGCCAACAGACCAAACAGAGATCCTCAAACCCGGCGACTACTACCGCTTTCCCGCGGATGTGCCGCACGCCTATGAACCCTTAACCGCAACGGCGGTGCTGGCCGTGGTGATGGAAAGCCCGGCCTAA